The Helianthus annuus cultivar XRQ/B chromosome 16, HanXRQr2.0-SUNRISE, whole genome shotgun sequence genome includes a window with the following:
- the LOC110915997 gene encoding 50S ribosomal protein L18, chloroplastic: protein MDLFVHYNLVKLREHLSKNGIWSLKRYLDILSELLSVVCVRVTMSSISLSFLQTTCSFSNLNQQHNKLLISSSHSHRRTTSLIVEASARTRQDNRKARHARIRKKVEGTPERPRMCVFRSNKHLYVQVIDDTKMHTLASASTMQKPLSEEFDFTSGPTTDVAKKIGEAIAKSCIEKGITAVAFDRGGYPYHGRIQALADAAREHGLQF, encoded by the exons ATGGATCTTTTTGTTCATTACAATTTAGTAAAGTTGAGGGAGCATTTGAGTAAAAACGGTATTTGGTCACTAAAACGTTATCTTGATATATTGAGTGAGTTGCTAAGTGTGGTGTGTGTAAGGGTAACAATGTCATCGATTTCGCTATCATTTCTTCAAACCACATGCTCCTTTTCAAACCTTAATCAGCAACATAATAAACTCTTGATTTCGTCGTCTCACTCTCACCGGAGAACAACTTCTTTGATCGTAGAAGCGTCCGCCAGAACTCGTCAAGATAACCGAAAAGCTCGTCATGCTCGTATCCGTAAGAAG GTGGAAGGGACACCGGAAAGACCAAGAATGTGCGTCTTTCGTTCCAACAAGCATCTATATGTCCAGGTGATTGATGATACTAAAATGCATACTCTTGCATCAGCTTCAACAATGCAGAAACCGCTCTCTGAGGAGTTTGATTTCACTTCTGGTCCCACTACT GATGTAGCTAAGAAAATTGGGGAAGCTATTGCAAAGTCATGCATCGAGAAAGGGATCACAGCTGTGGCCTTCGATCGAGGCGGTTATCCCTATCACGGACGTATTCAAGCGCTTGCTGATGCAGCTCGAGAACATGGTCTTCAGTTCTAG
- the LOC110917283 gene encoding uncharacterized protein LOC110917283, which translates to MERSEPTFVPEWLKSSGSLSTASHNQSQLSALHSDEPVVSKGTRNKSHVNISDNDLGRSSVSERTTSSYFRRTSSSNGSSHSRSYSSFGRYSDKEKSESRHRDYSDPLGNILPSRFEKDGLRRSHSSVSAKRGESWPRKIVADSTGANKNIHSQSNGGALRSGGGISGVKIAFERDFPSLGADEKQTDPELGRVPSPGLSSAIQSLPVGNSGVIGGDGWTSALAEVPVIVSSNGSNTSVVQPTSISATTSMTTGRNMAETLAQGPPRAQTAPQLSTGTQRLEELAVKQSRQLIPMTPSMPKALALNSSDKPKPKVAPLQVQSSHLVNHAHSPRPVSTKFDSIKTSPVGKLHVLKPSRERNGVTPITKDNLSPTSGGKLPVSPLGVASAVGPASLRNNPAVAVAERKPNVVTLEKRPSSQAQSRNDFFNLMRKKSLTPVTPDNTGTSISASDKPDEAEASTVTEGGLQESSESIACNGDADVATKGSTSANDSVKTNLNSNGILYSEEEEARLLRLFGWEETAEEEGGLTEEEINSFYRDVSKYLNSQAASKIFKGSQPKLLMTQMGKNGDISS; encoded by the exons ATGGAAAGAAGTGAACCTACATTTGTACCTGAATGGTTAAAGAGCAGTGGCAGTTTAAGCACAGCATCTCACAATCAATCGCAGTTATCCGCTTTGCATTCTG ATGAACCAGTTGTATCAAAGGGCACAAGAAATAAGTCGCATGTTAATATAAGTGATAATGATTTAGGACGCTCTTCTGTTTCAGAGCGAACAACTTCTTCATACTTCAGACGCACTTCTAGTAGTAACGGGTCATCTCATTCAAGGTCTTACAGTAGTTTTGGTCGGTATTCTGATAAAGAAAAGTCGGAAAGCAGGCATCGCGATTATTCTGATCCTTTGGGTAATATTTTACCAAGTAGGTTTGAGAAAGATGGGTTAAGACGATCACACTCAAGTGTATCTGCAAAGCGTGGTGAGTCATGGCCCCGTAAAATAGTAGCTGACTCAACTGGTGCTAACAAAAATATCCATAGCCAAAGCAATGGTGGCGCTTTACGGTCTGGTGGCGGCATTAGCGGTGTAAAGATTGCGTTTGAGAGGGATTTCCCATCTCTTGGAGCAGACGAGAAACAAACGGATCCTGAGCTTGGAAGAGTCCCGTCTCCTGGATTGAGTAGTGCCATTCAGAGCCTACCGGTTGGTAATTCAGGTGTGATTGGTGGTGATGGGTGGACCTCAGCGCTGGCTGAGGTGCCGGTGATAGTCAGTAGTAATGGAAGCAACACTTCTGTTGTACAACCGACTTCAATCTCTGCAACTACAAGCATGACAACTGGTAGGAACATGGCTGAAACTTTGGCACAGGGTCCTCCTCGCGCTCAGACTGCTCCCCAG TTGTCTACTGGAACCCAAAGGCTCGAAGAGCTTGCGGTCAAGCAATCCAGGCAATTGATTCCCATGACTCCTTCTATGCCTAAAGCCTTG GCGTTGAACTCTAGTGATAAGCCCAAGCCAAAGGTTGCACCATTGCAGGTTCAGAGTTCTCACCTTGTTAACCATGCACACTCCCCTCGACCCGTCTCTACAAAGTTCGACTCTATAAAGACATCTCCTGTCGGAAAACTTCACGTGCTTAAACCATCACGTGAAAGGAACGGCGTGACACCAATCACAAAGGATAACTTGAGTCCAACAAGTGGTGGAAAATTACCAGTTAGCCCTCTCGGTGTAGCATCTGCTGTCGGTCCCGCCTCATTGAGAAACAATCCAGCTGTCGCTGTGGCAGAGCGCAAGCCCAATGTAGTTACACTGGAGAAGAGACCCTCGTCTCAAGCTCAGAGCAGAAATGACTTTTTTAACCTCATGAGGAAGAAGTCTTTGACTCCTGTTACCCCTGATAATACTGGTACATCCATCTCTGCTAGTGATAAGCCTGATGAAGCTGAGGCTTCTACTGTAACTGAAGGTGGGTTACAAGAGTCTAGTGAGAGTATAGCCTGCAATGGTGATGCTGATGTGGCAACCAAGGGATCTACTTCTGCTAACGATAGTGTGAAGACGAATTTGAACTCTAATGGTATTCTCTACTCAGAGGAAGAAGAAGCTAGATTGTTACGTTTATTTGGATGGGAAGAAACTGCTGAAGAGGAGGGAGGTCTCACAGAAGAGGAGATAAATTCTTTCTACAGAGACGTAAGCAAG TACCTGAATTCGCAGGCAGCCTCGAAGATCTTTAAAGGGTCACAGCCAAAGTTACTGATGACACAGATGGGAAAGAATGGTGATATTTCGTCCTGA